A genomic segment from Aegilops tauschii subsp. strangulata cultivar AL8/78 chromosome 1, Aet v6.0, whole genome shotgun sequence encodes:
- the LOC109750518 gene encoding MADS-box transcription factor 23 isoform X1, with translation MVRGKTVIEKIENTTSRQVTFSKRKGGLFKKARELGVLCDAQVGVLLFSNTGRLYDYSNSNTGMKSLLERYQQVKEGQQFMSASAEAKFWQAEGERLRQQLHNLQENNRQLLGQHLSGLGLEDLSGLEKQLETSLHNIRLAKDQLMIDEIEEFNKKGNLVHQENVELHKKLNIIHQENIYLQTKLNGQPEANGVITSSSSHCSIAARDGANLVRLELSQPHHAERGEEPESPTLGYGEICVL, from the exons ATGGTCCGGGGAAAGACGGTGATCGAGAAGATCGAAAACACCACAAGCCGGCAGGTGACCTTCTCCAAGAGGAAGGGTGGGCTGTTCAAGAAAGCCAGGGAGCTGGGCGTGCTCTGTGATGCACAGGTAGGGGTGCTCCTCTTCTCCAACACAGGACGCCTCTACGACTACTCCAACTCCAACACCGG GATGAAATCACTACTTGAAAGATACCAACAGGTTAAGGAGGGTCAACAATTCATGAGTGCAAGCGCAGAAGCTAAG TTTTGGCAAGCAGAGGGAGAACGTTTGAGGCAGCAACTACATAACTTGCAGGAAAATAATAG GCAGTTGTTGGGACAACATTTATCTGGCTTAGGCTTGGAAGACTTAAGTGGTTTAGAGAAGCAACTAGAAACGAGCCTGCATAACATTCGACTAGCAAAG GACCAACTTATGATTGATGAAATTGAAGAGTTCAATAAGAAG GGAAACCTCGTACACCAAGAAAATGTTGAGCTGCACAAGAAACTAAATATCATTCATCAAGAGAATATATATTTGCAAACCAAG CTAAATGGGCAGCCAGAAGCAAACGGGGTGATTACAAGTTCTTCTAGTCATTGCAGCATTGCTGCTCGAGATGGCGCAAATCTAGTTCGTTTGGAACTCAGCCAACCACATCATGCAGAAAGGGGCGAGGAACCAGAATCACCAACACTGGGGTATGGTGAAATTTGTGTTCTTTAA
- the LOC109750518 gene encoding MADS-box transcription factor 23 isoform X2, which produces MVRGKTVIEKIENTTSRQVTFSKRKGGLFKKARELGVLCDAQVGVLLFSNTGRLYDYSNSNTGMKSLLERYQQVKEGQQFMSASAEAKFWQAEGERLRQQLHNLQENNRQLLGQHLSGLGLEDLSGLEKQLETSLHNIRLAKDQLMIDEIEEFNKKGNLVHQENVELHKKLNIIHQENIYLQTKLNGQPEANGVITSSSSHCSIAARDGANLVRLELSQPHHAERGEEPESPTLGL; this is translated from the exons ATGGTCCGGGGAAAGACGGTGATCGAGAAGATCGAAAACACCACAAGCCGGCAGGTGACCTTCTCCAAGAGGAAGGGTGGGCTGTTCAAGAAAGCCAGGGAGCTGGGCGTGCTCTGTGATGCACAGGTAGGGGTGCTCCTCTTCTCCAACACAGGACGCCTCTACGACTACTCCAACTCCAACACCGG GATGAAATCACTACTTGAAAGATACCAACAGGTTAAGGAGGGTCAACAATTCATGAGTGCAAGCGCAGAAGCTAAG TTTTGGCAAGCAGAGGGAGAACGTTTGAGGCAGCAACTACATAACTTGCAGGAAAATAATAG GCAGTTGTTGGGACAACATTTATCTGGCTTAGGCTTGGAAGACTTAAGTGGTTTAGAGAAGCAACTAGAAACGAGCCTGCATAACATTCGACTAGCAAAG GACCAACTTATGATTGATGAAATTGAAGAGTTCAATAAGAAG GGAAACCTCGTACACCAAGAAAATGTTGAGCTGCACAAGAAACTAAATATCATTCATCAAGAGAATATATATTTGCAAACCAAG CTAAATGGGCAGCCAGAAGCAAACGGGGTGATTACAAGTTCTTCTAGTCATTGCAGCATTGCTGCTCGAGATGGCGCAAATCTAGTTCGTTTGGAACTCAGCCAACCACATCATGCAGAAAGGGGCGAGGAACCAGAATCACCAACACTGGG TCTCTGA